The Cloeon dipterum chromosome 3, ieCloDipt1.1, whole genome shotgun sequence genome includes a region encoding these proteins:
- the LOC135939121 gene encoding dual oxidase maturation factor 1-like isoform X1, whose protein sequence is MKGWFDAFRTDGGPTLYSHSNRTAVTGDTDLITVFVVFGTLFIAFLIIYPGVRKERVSTFMSVTLSLFVGSSILATQCGSGWHVACSPIISAYQAFSREKISGSLGAYIGLNHINVTLTAPPINGSDVNFNERLSWSAPNELQERYRAALYRGLPFPMLTVAEVLQLDQEGFAWGRNYRAAGYYTCAMLWAAFTSWLLMNILLMVVPRYGAYTMVMTGLLVLGADLTYLWLLPEAPLQVRFEVGILKFELGWCFWLNLIAGGVCSAIGLAIACLDLVFPHHFSTILEVDYDTPYDRHVIIEDSRYRGRKKKSGSMSSNKSGSLEEPRSPWSTRILRRLSSKQKLEGIRNGGFEMNAPKSPWNYPHLMRHHEAMPPPQHRGLTRVYPGKLTAADVARQRLEDCRLPAFKRQDSQDSMASSTASSLGLAVLLRSGSYSTRPPPARATSQH, encoded by the exons ATGAAGGGGTGGTTCGACGCGTTCCGCACTGATGGCGGGCCAACCCTATACAGCCATTCAAACCGGACGGCGGTCACGGGCGACACCGACCTCATCACCGTGTTCGTCGTCTTTGGCACCCTCTTTATTGCGTTCCTCATCATATACCCGGGCGTTCGAAAAGAG CGCGTCTCAACCTTCATGAGCGTCACGCTCAGCCTCTTCGTCGGATCCTCCATTCTCG CAACCCAGTGCGGTTCAGGATGGCACGTGGCGTGCTCCCCTATCATCAGCGCATACCAGGCGTTCTCACGCGAAAAGATCTCAGGCTCGCTGGGCGCCTACATCGGACTGAACCACATCAACGTGACCCTGACGGCGCCGCCAATCAATGGTTCCGATGTTAACTTTAACGAACGCCTGTCCTGGTCGGCTCCCAACGAACTGCAGGAACGCTACCGCGCCGCCCTCTACAGAGGCCTTCCTTTCCCCATGCTCACCGTCGCCGAAGTCCTGCAGCTCGACCAGGAGGGCTTCGCCTGGGGAAGAAACTACCGTGCAGCGGGCTACTACACATGTGCGATGTTGTG ggcCGCCTTCACGTCATGGCTGTTGATGAACATCCTCCTGATGGTGGTGCCTCGGTACGGCGCGTACACGATGGTAATGACAGGACTGCTAGTGCTTGGCGCTGATCTGACGTACCTATGGCTGCTGCCTGAGGCGCCGCTGCAGGTGCGGTTTGAGGTCGGCATCCTCAAGTTTGAACTGGGATGGTGCTTCTGGCTCAATCTTATAGCAG GAGGAGTATGTTCGGCGATTGGTCTGGCCATCGCCTGCTTGGATCTCGTGTTCCCGCACCATTTCTCCACTATCCTCGAGGTCGACTACGACACGCCGTACGACAGGCACGTCATCATCGAGGACAGTAGGTACAGAGGACGCAAGAAGAAAAGCGGCTCCATGTCGAGCAACAAGTCTGGCTCGCTCGAAGAGCCCCGTTCACCCTGGAGCACCAGGATCCTCAG GAGACTGAGCAGCAAGCAGAAGCTGGAAGGCATCCGCAACGGCGGCTTCGAGATGAACGCGCCCAAGTCTCCGTGGAACTACCCGCACCTGATGCGGCACCACGAGGCGATGCCACCGCCGCAGCACCGCGGCCTGACGCGCGTCTACCCTGGCAAACTGACGGCGGCCGACGTGGCCCGGCAACGGCTCGAGGACTGCCGTCTGCCGGCCTTCAAACGACAGGACAGCCAGGACAGCATGGCCAGCTCGACGGCCTCCTCGCTCGGCCTGGCCGTGCTGCTTAGGTCGGGCTCGTACTCGACGCGGCCGCCGCCTGCCAGGGCCACGTCGCAGCACTGA
- the LOC135939121 gene encoding dual oxidase maturation factor 1-like isoform X2, translated as MAAVLTGKTTQCGSGWHVACSPIISAYQAFSREKISGSLGAYIGLNHINVTLTAPPINGSDVNFNERLSWSAPNELQERYRAALYRGLPFPMLTVAEVLQLDQEGFAWGRNYRAAGYYTCAMLWAAFTSWLLMNILLMVVPRYGAYTMVMTGLLVLGADLTYLWLLPEAPLQVRFEVGILKFELGWCFWLNLIAGGVCSAIGLAIACLDLVFPHHFSTILEVDYDTPYDRHVIIEDSRYRGRKKKSGSMSSNKSGSLEEPRSPWSTRILRRLSSKQKLEGIRNGGFEMNAPKSPWNYPHLMRHHEAMPPPQHRGLTRVYPGKLTAADVARQRLEDCRLPAFKRQDSQDSMASSTASSLGLAVLLRSGSYSTRPPPARATSQH; from the exons ATGGCAGCCGTGCTTACGGGGAAAA CAACCCAGTGCGGTTCAGGATGGCACGTGGCGTGCTCCCCTATCATCAGCGCATACCAGGCGTTCTCACGCGAAAAGATCTCAGGCTCGCTGGGCGCCTACATCGGACTGAACCACATCAACGTGACCCTGACGGCGCCGCCAATCAATGGTTCCGATGTTAACTTTAACGAACGCCTGTCCTGGTCGGCTCCCAACGAACTGCAGGAACGCTACCGCGCCGCCCTCTACAGAGGCCTTCCTTTCCCCATGCTCACCGTCGCCGAAGTCCTGCAGCTCGACCAGGAGGGCTTCGCCTGGGGAAGAAACTACCGTGCAGCGGGCTACTACACATGTGCGATGTTGTG ggcCGCCTTCACGTCATGGCTGTTGATGAACATCCTCCTGATGGTGGTGCCTCGGTACGGCGCGTACACGATGGTAATGACAGGACTGCTAGTGCTTGGCGCTGATCTGACGTACCTATGGCTGCTGCCTGAGGCGCCGCTGCAGGTGCGGTTTGAGGTCGGCATCCTCAAGTTTGAACTGGGATGGTGCTTCTGGCTCAATCTTATAGCAG GAGGAGTATGTTCGGCGATTGGTCTGGCCATCGCCTGCTTGGATCTCGTGTTCCCGCACCATTTCTCCACTATCCTCGAGGTCGACTACGACACGCCGTACGACAGGCACGTCATCATCGAGGACAGTAGGTACAGAGGACGCAAGAAGAAAAGCGGCTCCATGTCGAGCAACAAGTCTGGCTCGCTCGAAGAGCCCCGTTCACCCTGGAGCACCAGGATCCTCAG GAGACTGAGCAGCAAGCAGAAGCTGGAAGGCATCCGCAACGGCGGCTTCGAGATGAACGCGCCCAAGTCTCCGTGGAACTACCCGCACCTGATGCGGCACCACGAGGCGATGCCACCGCCGCAGCACCGCGGCCTGACGCGCGTCTACCCTGGCAAACTGACGGCGGCCGACGTGGCCCGGCAACGGCTCGAGGACTGCCGTCTGCCGGCCTTCAAACGACAGGACAGCCAGGACAGCATGGCCAGCTCGACGGCCTCCTCGCTCGGCCTGGCCGTGCTGCTTAGGTCGGGCTCGTACTCGACGCGGCCGCCGCCTGCCAGGGCCACGTCGCAGCACTGA